The stretch of DNA GGCTCGAGCATGTCCTTCAGTGCCCTCTGACACTCATCCACAGCTGACAGTGGGGAGGAGGTGGCCATTTTCCTTTTCCGAGATGAAGCTCATTAATCCACTGATTACAGAGACACAATGGAAACAAAGCTGTCAGAGAGGCAGAGAACACCAGAAAaggctgcagcacaaagcaggtGAAAGCAGggaagctctgctgcagagcaatgAGATAACAGTGCTTAGGATCCTTCATACACCTCGAGACCTCCAGCAGGCAAAAATAAGTGAGGAAATGCAGCCAGCCTATTTGTGATAACACCATCATGCTTCCGGGGAGCAAGAAGCTCAAAGCAATTCACAAGCACAGTGATGAGGGGTGGGAGTAGAAACAGCAGTGTGATGCTGCGGGTGTTAGATTGACCAATTCCACAACTGTTTTTAGAGATGAAAGCTAAGCTGAAAGCAATTCACAGCCACAGCGATGAGGGCTGGGAGTAGAAACAGTGGTGTGACACTGCGGGTGTTAGATTGACCAATTCCACAACTGTTTTTAGAGATGAAAGCTACGGGGTCCTGGTGGTGGAGGAAAGGGATTAGCAAAAAGGCCTCTTTCAGTCTGTAAGATAGGTTCCTTTGGGATACACTCTGTGTTTATATTTGAGGAAGCACCAGGAAATTCTTCTAAGGCAGTGTGAAATGGTTTAACTTTGTGGAGGAGCAAACTGCCCCGCGTGGTTCTGCCAACCAGCTTTCAGCATCTATGCCGTGGTTACCAGAAGGACagtttctcctggagaagctgcaaGCACTTCAAACAACGCAGCAGGCACGTGGCCTCCCGGTACAGCTCTACTGCTGGGTGTGGGCTGTGCAGCACAAAGTCTGCTTAAAGCAGCCATCATCCCACACGTGAGTGGAGTCTTTCTTCACTTGgcacttggttttgttatttCGCACATTAATAGCAAATGAGCCTACTGCTCAACAGCAACAAACTGCCTGAGGCAGAAATGCACCAGCTTCTCTGTTAGCCACggagcacagggctggaaaTGCCAAATTTCACCTCTGGCACTCGTTTCTGCCATGGCTTTAGGCGAAATGAAATCATCTCTCTGGCCATCACCTGCTGCATACAAAAGCAGAGCATAGAGACAGTGTACGGTTGCATtctggctgcccaggggccATCCTTAGAAAAGTACCAGTGCCTGCTCACTGCTGTTGGGGCTAGCATGCTGCTAACATGCTGTGATGAGATCATTGTTTGTGTCAGGCTGCATGCAGACAAGAGACTTTATATTCAGATGCAGTCATTCTCGACCACGTGCTACGCAGCTCTGCATAGATGCCATGATGGCGGGAGGATGCCAGAAATAATGCTGGTGTTTTAAGACTGTGCTATTCTGGTAAGTGGAAGTAAAAAACTTTCTGGTTCATACAACCAGGATTAGAATGAATGCATTCACAGGACAACCCTCTAACATCTGCCCCCTGCCTGCTTCAGCAGAATGGGATCCCCTGCCACCCAGCAGGCCAGGTCAGaacagggccccatccaacctgaccatgaatgcctccagggatggagcacccatagtcctgggcagctgtgccagggcctcactgccctccgAGTGAAGAATTTCTGACATCTCACCTAAACCTCTCTTCTTTTGGTTTTAAGCcatttcccccttgtcctatctgCAACCCGGAGAcaagagctggcagctctcctacccagctgctcagctgcagggtgggcagcagccctgccagctccaggCCTCCCAGCCACATGACACAGCTGTGAGGCAGGTCTTGCTGAAAGCCCCACATAATTCAAGGGGAACTGGCTTAGCTGAGACTCCTTGAACATTCCAGAGGTCTCAGCTTCTAAACAAGAAACCTGAAACACATTCCTAACATCTCACTTCTCTGATATTCTTCCTCATTACCCAACATGTTGGGAAACCACCCAAATCTGCCCGTAATCGGTTACTCAAGGTCATCAGTTATAGATGAACTTACAGAGGGAGAAAACTGCAATGAACTTCatattgctttttctcctcctcccacgTTTGTGTCCTTTTTATAAACATCTTCAGAGACAACACAGTTTTCCCAGGAGGGGAGAGCATTAGCcagcaaaactgaacagaaaggaGGCAGTAGGCAAACTATACGCCTTGCCTTGCTCAGTTTGGGGCACTGCCAGCAAAGAAAGTAGTCTGGATTCTTCCTCAGCAGGGAGTCACTGAGCTCACccaaaggaaagaacaaaacactggTTAAAACTAGGATTGAAAagtccagaaaaataaaaaggatggCATTGTGCTGTAATCAGTTTTAGAGACCAAATGGAACTGGATACAAGGCCCAGAGCTCAGGATTACTCCACTTTAATCCActgactttttaattaaaataacatttcaccTGTCTCACTTGCCCACACAAtcacattttgtttgctttagcAACTTCAAGGCTTCTttagaggtttttgtttttttttttttaaacagtgcttCTTTAtcttatatatacatatatgagTTTACAAGTGCATATATACAAAAATAGACTATCTGTACTtgaaagaaaccacaaaaagcTTTCATAGTTTCTccatattttctcattttcacaggGCTGGGGATGACTGTTAAATGTTACTGTGTTTTACATGGGAACTGTATGGGtctgctgctgcctcactgCCTCCAGCCACATTCTGGgacaagagaaaggaagcagacGTTGCTATCAGGAGCGAGTTACCACTGAATATGAACAAATAAACACTTCCAGGCAACAGGCAAGCcttagaagaggaaaagctaCTCACAGTACAgtgagggagggggaagggaaggctcGCAGAGCTCGAGACTCACCGAGCACACTGCAGTCCTGTCAGCAGACCCAAGTTTAACAGGCCCAGAGGATGTAAAATCCAAGTCAAGAACAATAACTCTCTTCATGTCAAAGCCTAGTGATGAGATTTCTTCTGACAGCTCCTGTTTCATGCTTCCACTGAGCTTCCTGGCTTCCTGCACAGCCACACGAGCAGAAGTCTGACCTCTCCCATTCACCCGCAAGCTGGCTGCATGCAAAGTGGCACTAATTCCAGCTGGCACATGGGCTTGGCTAAGGCCCTTCCTTCCTGTCAGCAACAggggagagctgggactgtgTGTGGAGGAAAGGCATACAAACAAGCTGCAACCCATGAACttctgcagcaggctgcctggTTTGTGCCCCTTCACCGATCCTCTGCAGTCACGCCAGTGTTTAGGTAAAAATACTCAGAGCTAAGAGCAGAAAGAGGAATGCTTCTCCCCAGAAGCACCAACCATACATAAGAAGCAGCCCACTCTTGATCCCATgagaatttaagaaataaagcGTTACAAAAGCCGTGGTGGAAAAGActagaaatattcttttctccCACTCATGCTCTCTCAGTTTACAAGGATGAGTAGATTTTAACTTCAGCACGAAGACCAGCATCACAAACATCGTTTCCATTGAGCAGCCTACAATTAGAGAAGCTGCTTTCTATATATAGACTGCAGGGCTTCAGCACAGCTAGAAAAACACTGGAGCCTCTAATCTGCTTTTGGAAAGGGAACACAAGGGAAGCAACCTTGCAAGAGGCTCTAGCTGAACGCTGACAAACCCATGTGATTCACAAGATACACGGGTTTGAATCTGAAGGCCGGTGGGATTTCTCAGAGCCAGCTGTCAAGAACAGCTACACAAACACTTGTAGCAAATAGGTGCAAAGTAGCCACAAGAGTATCTTTCCACGTGAAACAAGTAACCAGCACTGCAACACGACACCACAGTGGCCGAGAGCCTGCAGGCCGGCTGCTGCCTTACTGCAAGGCTCGAACTCTGAGACGCAGGCAGTGAAAGCAGAATGCGGGAAACTGAACTAAAGGACTTATCACTTTCTtctcagctccctgtgctgaTGGCTGGTAAGGGAAACGTTTGTGCAGTGTAGAAGAGCCCAACTTTGGAATGCTCATGACCTCCAGGATATGCAAAAAGTCAGTGCAGTTTGGGTAGGGGCTTTTTGTTAGTTCCACATCCCAGTCTGCTGATCTGAGTTACAGCACAGTTACACAACGCTCAAATCATACGTGCCTCCTACACAGTCAACATGCACGTACAGCAAATGGAGGGAAAGTTGTTCACCTGCCCAAACGTACAGAACTGTAAATACTGTTGCAATCGAGCTTAGTTTTTAATCAAGTGCTCAGAAAATACCCTTAAGCTTACATTTTTACTGGGAATATACAATTTGTCACGTGTTCCCGTGAAAGTCTACAAAAACTTACGCTTGGACACTCTCAGATCCAAAACCTGAATTATGGTTGAAACTGTTATTCTGTATAATGCCATCCTCTCTAAGTGTCTATTTTTTGGCCAAGCCTTGAGAGTGTTTATTTAAGCTCAGGTCACTCTGCACCACTCCAGGTTTATTGACATGTAACACTTCATGTGTCTGGGGAGACCAGAATAACCAGGGAATGCCAGGAGCTCAGGCATACCTGAAAGCAGAGGATCAGAAAATAATTGCGTGAGGAGGGAGAGGCCTTTACGATgaataaaatatctttcagaaGTAGCACATGAAAGCAGCTGGCTAGAAGCAGGCATCAACTGTGCCAGCTCATGAAACAGGAAATGAAGTAGTGCACGTATCACAAGACAGAAGAGCGGCAATGGAAGGAATTAAAGTGGGAAAAATTTCGTTTGAAAGCACAGAATACATTCAAGACAtgatttaacagaaaaaaaaatattctaaaaggACTCAGAAACAGGACGTAAGTGTGTGGTCGCTGGCTGCAGCTGTAATGAGCACAAAATACATTCAGGAATACTTGTGTTTCTATAAGCAATTTTCAAGTGACTGCAGTGGCGGTGGTTTCCACCATTCCTCCCagactccagcagctctgctgcacacaCAGACTCTTGCCAAGATTTGCATGAAAACTTCTATTGGAGAAAACATTAAGGAAGAGGTAAGAGAAAGACAAGCCAGATGACAGAGCAAGAATGCTTTCCTCAGCAGCAGTACCTCAAATGAAAGTAATAAGAAACTATGCTGATTAGTTCCAGCAGACAGTTCAGTTGTGCAACTTTCATATGCTCAAGTTAGTTTTTTAGAACAAGGATGGCTCAAAAGGTTTAGGAACACACGAGTTAATCCACAACAGGTAGcacagctattaaaaaaaaactaaagacAGCGCACTCATTTAGTGCAGCACAGATGATAGAGAAATCAAATCCAAAGCTGCCAAAAACACTTCAAATCAAACACTTTAAATAAAAGGCAGAGAACTGTATTGCAAACATTAtattcaaaatttatttttaaataaaagaaaaacaatgactTTAAATAAACATGGTATATTCTACATACCTGTAGATCAACACAACTTTACATTagccatttttaaaagttttgttgtATCATCTTCAACATTTGACAGTGTTGGTTTCAATTTCAGTCAACCAGACAATACCCCAAACAAAACTATTTGCTTAAGTGAAGCTTCAGTTTTCTTGACCAAAGATGGTTCTGCTAATACAAAAGCACCCGTTAAACAATTATCCCCACTTAACATCTTGTAAATGAAgtcttttcagccttttttttttttggttttctgttcCATTGCCTGCATAGAAATCAGCATAAAGCTAAGTTGCAAGCTACGCTTCACTTCAGCAGTGCAATGAATGGCAATAAACTTCATGAAACAAAGATACAAATATTGTCAGCAAAATTCAACTATGTAAAAACTcttaaaaacaatgttttcgTGGGTCACAACCAGACTAGCTTTCCGTGTGCAGCTTTCCTCAGGAGAAAATTCTTCCTGATTCACATGAAAAGAACGAAGCACACAATCAAAAGCCTTTGTTCATACAGAAATGCCCATTAAAAAGTTCCGTGTTATCATAAGGcaaaagaaacattaaggtGGATGAAGCATTTTGGCCCAGAGTATGTTTAACACGTACATACACGACACTAGTGTGTAGCATATGACAGTTAAGGGATTGGCTCAGTAAGGTAAGTGtccatttttataaatacatatcaTTATTGCTAATATGCTACACGTAATTCAACTTCTAAAGCTGCTTTGTTGGCATTAGCCTTGTAATTAGCAGCTCACATTCATGGTGACAATATTCTATTCCatctgaaataaagcagcataaatacaattataaaaacaaaaggcttATGCAACATCCCTCTCtagctttgctgttttttgtttgtttttttttgcttgccttttttttttaaattaaaaatgttcaaagaaaacaagtccAGTTCACCACAAATTGGAAAGTCTTACAATAAGGTTGAAAACCAAGCTACAGGGACAGGGTCAGAAAACACGGCATGCATTATAATCTAGTCCTTTTAGTCATATCACTGGAATACAAAAGTCCAATTTAAAGGCTAGACTAACAGGAGAAGGCAAAAAGCCAAGAGCAGACTTAGTTTGATGTTTAAATTAAGATTACAATTTTAGTAACAGCAAACTCACCCGGACCTTTAGTATATTCACAATATTTACTGCAATTGAATACTTCATTTTGACTACTGTGGATGCatatgttcattttaaaaagatattaaatacCTGCATCATGAAATTACATTCTTAATACATTGTTTTAAGAAAGTAGCTTGtgtgaaatgtttctgaaatgtacTTCTGCTCCCTTCTGTCCTTTACTGAGtcccacacacacaccccccaccccaccaGCCCCACTCAAAGcactcacacacaaaaaaagccaaacaccCCTTTAAAAGGATGGAAACAATGCAGGGGAGCAGCTAGGCTAGTTACAGCACAGTGCTTAACAAGGTTCAAGACCGAACCAGATTAGAGTTGGCCAAAAGATGCTCACAATACGTGACTGACCAGTAATTCCTTTCGCCTCATTCCATCAAACTCAGTCCACTTTTGGTTCATTGCCACAACTAAAGTActtcatatatacatataaacacaGGACTCCAGCTTTATTTTAGCTTGTTTTTGCTAAGCGTTTTCACTTTCCATTCATTTTGTTCCGCAGCAACTACAAGAGGTAGGCATAAAGCATTTAAGAGCTTCTTTCCCAAGGTCCTATTGCTAGCTCAGTTTAGTGGGATATGATAGAAATCAGATGTACTTCTTCTGCGATTTTACTAGGTACAGCCTTGTGCAGTCCAGATGGACACTAGCTATGTGACCACTCGCTTTGCTAGGCCAGCATACCATGGAGTAAGAAGCCGTTCATATCCAGAAggatactttcttttttttaaaataagtttactGCAGATATGTGTCAGAACCAATTCTCTCCATTTCTATTTGTACATAGGAGCAAAATGCCATTTGGCCAAGACTACAGATGTATTTTCACAGATGCAAGTGccatgcaaaaaataaattaaagaacaGATACCAAAACATACAAGTAATAAAACTACTGAAGGtagattttcttaaaagtatttttataaacAATTTATAATACTTTCGATCcccctttctctttttgacAGTCACAGTTACAAAGCTGTGGCTATACATCAAggatttcttctgcagtgcCTCCGCAACGTAACCTGTAGCGTCCTGTCCTCCAGCTAATAGTGGGGTCCCACAAAGCAGAtaggaaaatataaattgtCATGGATTCTCTGATGAACCAAGCGACTGCATAATCAAGTTTAGAAAAACATAAAGCACCACCCTAggaatataaaaacaaatatttaaacatactAACAACTCCAAAGGAATTTTGAAGTCATGTAAAACATTTGTATTACAGATAAATCTATTCTAACACTTAATATACAGTTTGACATTATCAATAAcatattctatttttataagCCAAGAAGTTTTTCTCCTTCAAGACATGATTACCCATGTTAAACATGAGATACTCGGCAGAATGACCCAGAGGGTTCAAAAATTGACTTGTCTGcagagcaaaagagaaagaagagtttcaacttcactttatttccttttgaagctTTGTAAAATTGTGTTCAAAGCAGGCACTAGGTTTATGCCACAGACCCCAGAACAGCAGCACCACATTCTAAAGGGAGTGAAATTGGAAAAGCCAAGCTTCTGGTTTattgcataggaaaaaaagagattagaaaaaaaacctttacaGACAGCCCCTCTGAATTTACTGTTCCTTTGAGAATTACAAGCTATGTGCAGAGCTGCAAACTGAAGATGTTTCAGAAGAAGAAGAGCAGGTACAAAGCTCTTTCACTGTACCATGTACATATCATGCAGTAATTACAGTAACCGGAGAAGTGACTGTCAAACCAGTGTTTTACCTAATCAGTGGAACTAGCCTTTCCTTCTGGGAATCCTTAAAACtacaaaaagaatatttttcagtgtgatgAGAATTAGTTGATAATTTGTACACACAAGTAACTGTGGACCAGATTTAGATGGAATAGGGTCACAGTAGACAGAGTACTCTGAAGAACTACAGCATCAGAAAAGCAAgtgtttttctgatttgtgCTATCTTCCTATATTGAAAATTCTACTGAAAACTCACTTCTTCCAGTGACAAGGaggtttcatttttaaaattagactACATTCATACATCTGGTGTCAAAATACAGTAGAAATGAAGTGTACATGAGCTGTGCATAAAAGCTTCAAGAtacaaaagacagaagaacaattaaagataaaaaaacaactaaaatcCTAGGGCTGCTGttcttgtactttttttttagaaaaagctCAGACTTCTGGACATGCCTAAGTAGAGCAGACTAGAAACACAAACGCAAAAAGGTGAAAGGGAGACAGAAGCCAGCTTTCAGAGGCTAGTTAGAAGTAgtgcacaaagaaaacaagatcaCAGCCAAGCACACCTTTCATGCTACTCTAAGTGAAGTTAGCAGATGGGCAGAGGTAACAGGATTTGACCCAGCATATCCTTGATGATATCAAGAGAAGTATTTCGCCACTGTAATTATCTGCATTTATCTGTTTGTTCAAGTAGTTAGCACTAGCAGCTTTCATaatctctgaaaagaaatgtgacaTACCTGAACACCTCTTAGTTGAATGTAGTCAAATATAAACCACGCCAAGCAGTGACACATAAAAAACACCATTATATCCCATCTGAACACATGATGAGCTGCCCAACCAATAACCAGACTGGCAACAAAGCACTCTGAGATTGGCTCACAGATTATTGTGGCAGGTAACATATTAATTCGCAGTTTGGCccatctagaaaaaaaaacaacagctgagACTACATGTAATTTCTTATGACTTCTTCCCCAAACTCATCAGGTGATGAGCCATCAGTCAATCTCATTTAATTTACACCTCCAAACtaaatatggcaaaaaaaatcaccctttCAAAAATACTACGTAAAGCACTTAAAATGTAAccaattttgttgttgtgttgtttttcttttcaggtttttagtctttttcttccttggaaaGTCAGCACCTATAGCCATGCACTGAAACTACAGCATTCCTGACGTTATCATCAAATTAGTTTGAGAAAAGTATTCACTCCATTTTCAGGTTAACCACATTGGAAGCAGGTGACAGGaatgggaaggagaggaagcaaGAATTAAAATTTTACCTTATCATTCTGGATTGAAACTGAGAAATAGAATATGAACCAGAGTTCTGCATTGCAACTTGTGTGGCCATTGCAAATTTCCACCccctgaaaaacaaacatatattaagaaaaacatgcaaataagaaatacaaagaacaacTCTAGAACAAACgttttaagaattttaataaGCTTGGATATTTACTTTAGAATATATGCCATATTGTTACAATgtataaaaacagtaaaaacatacttaattttttaaatctcttgcTTGGAAGATAGTAGATCTCTTCAACAATATACTTAAAGTTGTCTGAAACTATCTTCTAAAGCAGTTGACAGTGATGTGGGCTTGAGTACATTTCTCCAAGAATTGACAGAACAAAGCACATGTCATAAACACTCTTGGTGTGCATACATGAAGTTGACCTGACTAGCTACACGTATAGCATGAAATGTGTAGAAACAGTTACAAACTGTTTCAAACAAAGGTTTGCTTCACTGATCTTACCTGTCAGCTATAGCTTTGGCCATAAAATAATCTTCAGCAATATACTGTGCAAAAGCTATCAATCCCCCTGCTTGGTCCAAGACATCTTTCCTCATCAAGCATGACATTCCTGTTACACACTTAAAGCCAGTTAAATTGGCTGAAATATATGACCTTGGATGTGAAGTTCCAAAATAAACCTGCAGAAACAAGATAAAGCTTTTAAAGCTCTACATATAGTTATGCCTTTTCTACTGACTACTCTCTCCTCTGTATgtatctgaaggaaaaagaattctAGACATGGCCAATAATGATAGTATATTTGGAAAGTTCTTTACCACCAAAGCAAGAAGTCTAACTTAACACTAAACCTGAGAAACCTAATAGACATGGACTCTGCTCGTACGGATTTAATGCACAGTTTGAATTTTTACATTGAACAGCCATATTTTATTCGATATAAACTTCCTAATTTAGGTTGTTCTCAGGAAGTACATAAACTAAAACACACTACTAATCACTCAAGTAATACTATTCACTTACAGCTAACAGACATACTGTCTTCTACCTCTTAACTAAATCACTGCATACAACTTTATGGAAGCTTACTAAACACCCgtacagaagcacagaattttTGTACCAGCAAGATGAAATAGCAAAGACACTTCAGACtgaaaaagctgtatttttaaaagatccAGTAACATGAAACCAGCATTTTCCTACAAAAAGATAGCTGAGGCTGAGCACTAGCATCTTAGTGCTATTCTTCCTATTGACAGTCTTACTAATACATCAGCTTATTCAACAAAAGGCATGGTGACCTTGGGGTACACTGGAACTAGAAGCAAAAGGTTCTTCCAAGAGCATAGAAGCAGCAATTGCTATTTAGCAAGCAGCAGTAATAACAGTTGTGTGTTACTACTTCTTGCTCTCctcttttaagaagaaaatcaactcagactttctgttccaaaaaaaaaattcactcaGGGTACTTTACTGAATTTCTCTGCACTTTTGTCTCTCACATTTCTGCCTTTGACTATTAGAACAGGACCAAAATGCCTTATGTCTGCCAGCTTAGagtaaaaagaaatgattaaatTATTTGCCTTGAGACaaggaacaaacaaaactcaACCTCTTCATTCTACTGAGAAGAACTTGCTGAGAATGGAGAGAGGGAACAATAGGACAGATAACATTAAGTGACACAAAGATGGTGGACAGGAATCAACTCCTCATCTTCTCTTTCTAAACAACCATTAGGAGACATAAAATAGCCCTACAGAAGAACAAAGTTCAGAGTTAACAAGATAGTGGTGCTTGCAGCATAGATCTATGGAACTTCCTGCTACAGACAGATAAGATGTTGGAGATTTACACAGattcaaggaaaaacagaaaagttcatGTAAGAAAACAAGACTACTTCCTGCACAGGGTG from Numida meleagris isolate 19003 breed g44 Domestic line chromosome Z, NumMel1.0, whole genome shotgun sequence encodes:
- the UGCG gene encoding ceramide glucosyltransferase: MAVLALALEGLAIFGLILFVVLWLMHFMSIIYTRLHLNKKATDKQPYSKLPGVSLLKPLKGVDPNLINNLETFFELDYPKYEVLLCVQDHDDPAIDVCKKLLGKYPNVDARLFIGGKKVGINPKINNLMPGYEVAKYDLIWICDSGIRVTPDTLTDMANQMTEKVGLVHGLPYVADRQGFAATLEQVYFGTSHPRSYISANLTGFKCVTGMSCLMRKDVLDQAGGLIAFAQYIAEDYFMAKAIADRGWKFAMATQVAMQNSGSYSISQFQSRMIRWAKLRINMLPATIICEPISECFVASLVIGWAAHHVFRWDIMVFFMCHCLAWFIFDYIQLRGVQGGALCFSKLDYAVAWFIRESMTIYIFLSALWDPTISWRTGRYRLRCGGTAEEILDV